A region of the Chroicocephalus ridibundus chromosome 1, bChrRid1.1, whole genome shotgun sequence genome:
GCAACCAGCTTCATTTGCAcaaactttaaatatttcagtgcttTCCTCGGGAGATCAGGTCCCACGTCTCtctgtaagaaaataaagaaaagcaggatAGGGAAAAGCAGTTCAAGATACTGTGTTAAGAGactccccccaccctcctttcTAACCAAAGAAAcatctctttttattattataacaaTTTTTGGAGGCTGCGCAGCCTGGGTAGGGTTTGGACATCTTGGGAAATCGAAAAGTGGGGAGACAAACCGGTGCTGTGGTtaaagggatggggaggagaggagggcacagccccgtccccccGGGGTTAGCTTGGATTTTGGAGCCCTGGGAATCAGCATCATCAGGTGAGATTCATTAGGGAAGTGGAGGCAGCatcagaaagaattttaaaagtctCCAGGTCCCATCCGCAGTGTTATTTTATTCCAGACTTActttttgatggggaaaaaaattagcttaATCCAGCGCTTCTGCTGCCGAGCAGCCGGTGACATCCTGCCGATAGCTTTGTCCCCAGTTTGCCGGAGCTGCCTCGCCGGAACGATTTACTTTTCTCCGTTAAAGCCGGGAGGCAGCTCTTCAGCCGAGAGGAATAGTCCTGCCCTGGCTGTCGCCACCGTCTCAATATCGTGGCTGTAAATTTCTCACGGGCATCCTGGCAATTTCCACCCTCGGCACCCGCAGGTCACCCTCCTGCAGCGGCAGATTTAACTCCGACTTCCTCAGATCCACCGCAGGTGGTtcgtctttttttcctgctttttggggggggggcggggagggaagaaaaCCCAATTCCAACTTGCtttctgctccaaaaaaaaaaaaaccttccggCATGCCAGGGCAGAAAACCCCCATGCAAAACAAGAGAACCCAAAAATACCAGGTTGTGCTGTCCGCCAGCACAGCtggaagctgcattttttttgctattttgccttgatttttaccttttctgccaGGATATCCATCCCACAGCCGAGGACCAGAAAAGCAGGCGCTGGGTTGCGGGTGTGTTTCAGCCCCGTTTCCCCCTcgctctgcctttcccctcccttggccAAGGTCCCCAAAGAGTTTTTCCAAATAGAAAAAGCCCAAGCGGCCACGGGGCCAAGATGCCCGTTTCAGACAGTGGTGAAATAGTGGTCGGGGAGAGGCGACGTGGAGATGCTGCTCCACGGAGATGCTGCTCCACGGAGATGCTGCTCCGCAGAGATGCTGCTCCGCGGCTCTGGAGCTGGCAGCGGCAGCCCAAACCAGCTCATTTCTCTGCCAGCAGCCGTGCCGGCTCTGCGAGGGCTTTCAGAGATGTTCCCATTCTCCATCCAGCAGCTCGGGGCCAAAGAGCGTGCCCaggagagcaggggctgcaggcagggatgagAAACTCAATAATTCCTAAATTCATGCCCCGAGCACCCCGTCCTGCTAGCAGGGGCTGCAAGGGGTTTGCTTGGGAGAAAACGGCTTCTTCTGGGGCTGAAAGGCAACTGCAAGGGGGGAGGCTTTGGGGTGGGAGAAAGATGTTTGTCCTGTTAAGCTTTTGTAAACAAACACTAAGTTCCAGGCTTTAGATATCTAATTTTGGGGCTGAAGCAAGGAGCGTTTCGAGCCCCGAATCGCCCTTGCATGGGGGTTGTGTGCCTTGGAAGGGTTCTCCTGCCCCATCCTACAGCGACAGCTTTGCTGGCACTGCTTGGGTCATGCCACGGCTGCTGCAGGTCCTTCTGGACACAGGGCAGAGTTAAGGGGATGGTTTTTGCCTGGGGGAGTTCTGTGGAGTGAGGCAAAGAAGTGGAAATCGAGGAGGTCCCTCAAATCCTGCCTGTATGACCtgcccaaatctccccttccaAGGGACAGTGAAGGGCAGAGTTAAGGTGACAGCAGTTTCAGGGACTGTGgttcagcagcagaagagcaggtCCAGAATGAGGGCTCCTGGGGACACGAGGGTTGATGTGATGTTGGATGGGTCTGAGGACgtgtccccagccagcagcccctcACACAGGGAGGCAcagcctccatccccagcagTAGCCCAAAGACACAGctgcccatggaggtccatggggCCATGGACCACAGGGTCCATCCTGCTCCACAAGCATTGCCCAGGGGCTTCACCGGCCTTCTTGGCCCCACCACACTCCCATCCCCATAGCAAATAATTTAGCAACTCACAGCCCCAGATCAGAGATGaaaccccagccccaggcagggtcCCACACTCCTGGGGACTGTCCCCTGGCCAGGGCTTGCCGTATGATGTCCTTGCCACAAGATGGGGCCCGAAGATTGGGAATGCCAGCACATCTCCAAGTGCTTGGAAGGCCCTTGTGCCCTCGGGGCTGGCTCCAGGGACACTTGTCTGACCTCGACAAGGGCAAAGACCCCACCAGGAGATCCCCTGTGGCCTTTTAGGTGGCCTTTTTCAGCGGTAGGGTGGGTATACGGGGAGATGGGTCGCTTCCCAAAGAGACAGGACTCAGAGAATGGAGAGGTTCACAGAGCAGCAGTGTTATCCTGAGGTTTTCAGCCCTCATGAAACctaaaaatgaccatatttcaAGCAGGGAGTGATGCCGCTGTGCTGTGAACTTGGAGTTGCCCCCAGGTCCTCAAGCAGGGCTGTCCatgggggggctgccccccaaaCGTGCCATCAGATGGGGCAGCCTGACATAGAATCATGAAACTCagagaatagtttgagttggaagggaccttgaaaggttatcTCATCCAACCTCTCctgtaatgagcagggacatcttcaactagatcaggttgctcagagccccatccaacctgacctcgaacatttccagggatgtcCTGTCCTGTACCCACGGTGCAGAGGAGTCCTGGGGATGGAACCATGGGGTAATGGGCAACCCTGGAGCACCAGAagctggggctggagaggtgACATAAGCCATTTGACTGAATTCCCCTTCCAGCGCTGGAACTGACTGTACTCCACTCTCCATACTCTTTTCAGACCAAGTTGGGTGAGAGAGGCAATCGTCAACTTCAGAGAGCACAGAAACACCTCTGGTGGCTTCAGGCTGACCAGAGAGGAGCTGAAAGGAAAACCAACCTTTACAGCAGCTGGTGGTACACCCGGTTACTCTGTGGAGGTGTTAGCAAGGTGGAGAGGGCTGCATGAGAACTGCAACGAGGTTGCCCCAGGCAGGGAACATGGTAGAAaccagctctcctgcagcaggcactTGTGTTTCGGCAAAGGGGGGGCCAAATCTTCCCCTCCATGGAGACTGCAGCCTTGCAAAGCACCTTGGACATCCCACCTcccacccagcaccccaaaaacAAGGGCTGGGGGGTTGCATCTTACAGGAGGAGGCCCCAAGGCAACTCATTCCCACCTACCCTAACCACTAGATGGGACTGGGGTGGACGGATGTGGGAGGTGAACCCAGGAGCATGGGATGTGGGAGGATGGGGGGATGATAGTGCTCTGCCCCTGGGGCCCGCGGGAAGCTCATGCCCATCTCTGCCCTCCCCTCGCTCTCTCCACCACACAGGCCACCGCAATGGCCaacaccaggctgctgctcctcctcgcCCTCCTCTGCGCTGCTGAGACCAGCTGGGCTCTCCGCCTCTACAACGCCGCCTCAATCTTCAGCTGCCTCAACACAGCCCTTGCCGAAGCCCAGAAGAGCCTCCCGGAGGAAAACGCCGTCTTGGACAAGCGAGGCTTCGACTCCCCATCACCAGAGGAGGTGtctgaagaggaggagagggaggacgCGGTGGACgaagagatggggaaaaggacGTTCCCAGGGGAAGGCCATTACAAATATGTCTCCCAGGCGCAGGTGAAGGGGAAGACATACCAAAACCGGGCCAAGAGCGATCGTCGCACCAAGGTCACCCTCTCCCTCGACGTCCCCACCAATATCATGAACATCCTCTTCAACATCGCCAAAGCTAAGAACTTGCGAGCGAAGGCTGCCGCCAACGCGCACCTCATGGCCCAAATCGGGCGGCGAAAGTGACCccccacagggcaggggggaCTCAGAGCAGGTCTGGCTGCGTAGGACCACCGCCCGCCCCCAGCCTGCCAGCCAGAGGGGACTGATGACCATGTATGATATCAGTGTTGTATATTTTTGACCCATAGAGCTACCTAACTTTCATATCTCTTCTTcatccttctctccttcccaatctcctccatccctcctgctggaAATTTCCGCACGCGGGGAAATGTCcgcagcagggcaaggggacaTGTCGCCTCGGGAAGGTCCTTATTAAAGCTACGATCTCTTGAGTTTCCAATGCTTTGTTCTCCCATCGCCTCCACAGAGGGTTTGGTCGGGTTTGTCTGGGCCTGTAGGCTTTCCAAAATATCCCTCCAGCTCAACCTCATATCACTGTCCCCACCATGATTCAGACGCTACTCCATCCCCATACGCAAGCTGTTCCTACACACCACCATCACTGCATTGGGAAGGGAAAAGCAAGACTGGTCAGGGGACCTCAAGAGGGATTTCCCAATTTCTCCTCCTGGGGACTCTCTAGGTTTTAAGGTTGTCTTACAACCAACCACCTCCTTCCCCACGAGCACCTTCAGCAGTTGCAGCTGGGACAGCATCGGGACAGTCCTCATTCACCCCGCT
Encoded here:
- the UCN3 gene encoding urocortin-3, which encodes MANTRLLLLLALLCAAETSWALRLYNAASIFSCLNTALAEAQKSLPEENAVLDKRGFDSPSPEEVSEEEEREDAVDEEMGKRTFPGEGHYKYVSQAQVKGKTYQNRAKSDRRTKVTLSLDVPTNIMNILFNIAKAKNLRAKAAANAHLMAQIGRRK